The following proteins come from a genomic window of Longimicrobium terrae:
- the rlmN gene encoding 23S rRNA (adenine(2503)-C(2))-methyltransferase RlmN, with the protein MIATAQPTPVSALADLVGLLPEVAESALREHFTGRRQPAYRVGQVLRWLYERGAAGFAEMSDLPQAERAALAEAFSFTAPEPAKISRSVDGTAKHLWRLADGELIESVLIPTPTRLTLCISSQAGCAMACTFCATGWAGYRRQLSAGEIVAQFRGARRWAQENGYDDITNIVFMGMGEPLMNPKAVFPTLAILNRGYKFGARRITISTVGVVPGIQRLAEMPEQYRLAVSLHAPNHELRQKLIPLEKKYDIDELLDALRRFDAAGGKRITFEYVMIDGVTDLPELADELARVVREFNAFVNLIPFNPIPGTEWKPSRRARLDLFVERLGRQGISAAVRESRGSDIAAACGQLRAEVTQGRAPVQMGSI; encoded by the coding sequence ATGATCGCCACCGCCCAGCCCACGCCCGTTTCAGCCCTCGCCGACCTCGTGGGCCTGCTGCCCGAAGTGGCGGAATCCGCGCTGCGCGAGCACTTCACCGGCCGCCGCCAGCCGGCGTACCGCGTGGGGCAGGTGCTGCGCTGGCTGTACGAGCGCGGCGCGGCCGGCTTCGCCGAAATGAGCGACCTGCCGCAGGCGGAGCGCGCGGCACTGGCCGAAGCATTCTCTTTCACCGCGCCCGAGCCGGCCAAGATCTCCCGCTCCGTGGACGGCACCGCCAAGCACCTGTGGCGCCTGGCCGACGGAGAACTGATCGAGTCCGTCCTCATCCCCACCCCCACGCGCCTGACGCTGTGCATCTCGTCGCAGGCGGGGTGCGCCATGGCGTGCACCTTCTGCGCCACCGGCTGGGCGGGATACCGGCGCCAGCTTTCGGCCGGCGAGATCGTGGCGCAGTTCCGCGGGGCGCGCCGCTGGGCGCAGGAAAACGGCTACGACGACATCACCAACATCGTCTTCATGGGGATGGGCGAGCCGCTCATGAACCCCAAGGCCGTGTTCCCCACCCTGGCCATCCTGAACCGCGGCTACAAGTTCGGCGCGCGCCGCATCACCATCAGCACGGTGGGCGTGGTGCCGGGCATTCAGCGGCTGGCGGAGATGCCGGAGCAGTACCGCCTGGCCGTGTCGCTGCACGCGCCCAACCACGAACTCCGGCAGAAGCTGATTCCGCTGGAAAAAAAGTACGACATCGACGAACTGCTGGACGCCCTGCGCCGGTTTGACGCGGCCGGCGGAAAGCGCATTACGTTCGAGTACGTGATGATCGACGGCGTCACCGACCTGCCTGAACTGGCGGACGAGCTCGCCCGCGTGGTCCGGGAGTTCAACGCGTTCGTGAACCTCATTCCGTTCAATCCCATTCCGGGCACGGAGTGGAAGCCGAGCCGCCGCGCTCGGCTGGACCTGTTCGTGGAGCGGCTGGGCCGCCAGGGGATCAGCGCCGCCGTCCGTGAATCGCGCGGCAGCGACATCGCCGCCGCGTGCGGCCAGCTTCGCGCCGAGGTCACGCAGGGCCGCGCCCCGGTGCAGATGGGCTCGATCTAG
- a CDS encoding fructose PTS transporter subunit IIA: MLLNELLTPERVRVPLRGGSKQDLLQELVALLHDQGAVADAEGVLASVRQREELLSTGVGSGVAIPHGKSNSVPELVMAAGVTREPVDFDSLDGQPVRLMFLLVGPENAAGQHVKALSRISRMVRRDGFRERLVAAQSADEFMALLAEAEAL, translated from the coding sequence GTGCTGCTCAACGAGCTGCTCACTCCCGAACGCGTGCGCGTCCCCCTGCGGGGCGGTTCCAAGCAGGATCTTCTGCAGGAACTGGTGGCGCTGCTGCACGATCAAGGCGCCGTCGCCGACGCGGAGGGCGTGCTGGCCTCCGTTCGCCAGCGCGAGGAACTGCTGAGCACGGGCGTGGGAAGCGGCGTCGCCATCCCGCACGGCAAGAGCAACTCGGTGCCGGAACTGGTGATGGCGGCGGGCGTCACCCGCGAGCCGGTGGACTTCGACTCGCTGGACGGGCAGCCCGTGCGGCTGATGTTTCTGCTGGTGGGGCCGGAGAACGCGGCCGGGCAGCACGTAAAGGCGCTGTCGCGCATTTCGCGCATGGTGCGCCGCGACGGCTTTCGCGAGCGCCTGGTGGCGGCGCAGTCCGCCGACGAGTTCATGGCGCTTCTGGCGGAGGCTGAGGCGCTCTGA
- a CDS encoding VanZ family protein, translating into MRRLLPWIPALAWAVAIYLVSGRSSVPVPGVSGADKVLHFGAYALLGGLLAFAAHRSALHPGVAVILGVLYGASDEIHQSFVPGRSPDIRDWVADALGVCFAVFLYTRWRARRSAPSVNAAEARAPSLRA; encoded by the coding sequence ATGCGCCGGCTGCTGCCCTGGATTCCCGCGCTCGCCTGGGCGGTCGCCATCTACCTGGTTTCCGGGCGCAGTTCGGTTCCGGTGCCGGGCGTAAGCGGCGCCGACAAGGTGCTGCACTTCGGGGCGTACGCCCTGCTGGGCGGGCTGCTGGCCTTTGCGGCGCACCGCTCGGCGCTGCACCCCGGGGTGGCCGTGATCCTGGGAGTGCTGTACGGCGCGAGCGACGAAATTCACCAGAGTTTCGTGCCGGGGCGCTCTCCCGACATTCGTGACTGGGTAGCCGACGCGCTGGGCGTCTGCTTCGCCGTCTTTCTGTACACACGCTGGCGCGCCCGCCGCTCCGCCCCGTCCGTGAACGCGGCGGAGGCACGCGCCCCTTCTCTTCGCGCATGA
- the aspS gene encoding aspartate--tRNA ligase, giving the protein MTDPFTTAYRTRAAGSLRAADAGVHTTVAGWVHRRRDLGAIVFVDLRDREGIVQVSFDPDWTPADVLAEARRLGPEDVVQVEGVVFPRVQGQHNAALATGDVEVRGARLTVLTRSEPLPIQVDYAADEELPAEDLRLRYRYLDLRRPALQNSLIIRHRAAQATRAYLSGQGFLEVETPLLTKPTPEGARDFLVPSRVHPGEFYALPQSPQIYKQLLMVSGYDRYFQIARCLRDEDLRADRQPEFTQIDAEMAFVDEEDVFRTGEQLMAAVFREILGVELPTPFPRMTYHEAMARYGSDKPDLRNPLFVVDVTEVLSGADFRIFQAAAESGQSIRGIRVPGGARLSRKELDELQEVAKRGGAAGALWVKRGDEGLSGQFAKGLDEARASDFYQAAELEAGDLFVAVVGWFRGESEASGPEVDGALDELRRHLGRKLNLVDTAAHAWLWVTEFPVFDWDAENDRLVYAHNPFSMPKGEAVQAILDATRDGMPSREAARKLYAMGLRSRAYDAVYNGNELASGSVRIHIPAVQQAVFSALGMSEEEVQGKFGFLLEAYRFGAPPHAGFAFGFDRLVMLLAGASSLRDVVAFPKTTSARALFENAPTAIGDDQLREVHVQVRPTAG; this is encoded by the coding sequence ATGACGGATCCGTTCACCACCGCGTACCGCACCCGCGCCGCCGGCTCGCTTCGCGCCGCCGACGCCGGAGTCCACACCACCGTCGCCGGCTGGGTGCACCGCCGCCGCGACCTGGGCGCCATCGTCTTCGTGGACCTGCGGGACCGCGAAGGGATCGTGCAGGTGTCGTTTGACCCGGACTGGACGCCCGCCGACGTGCTGGCCGAGGCGCGCCGCCTGGGCCCCGAGGACGTGGTGCAGGTGGAAGGCGTGGTCTTTCCCCGGGTGCAGGGGCAGCACAACGCCGCGCTGGCCACGGGCGACGTGGAGGTGCGCGGGGCCAGGCTGACCGTGCTCACCCGGTCGGAGCCGCTCCCCATTCAGGTGGACTACGCCGCGGACGAAGAGCTCCCGGCGGAGGATCTGCGGCTTCGCTACCGCTACCTGGACCTGCGCCGCCCCGCGCTGCAGAACAGCCTGATCATCCGGCACCGCGCCGCGCAGGCCACCCGGGCGTATCTGTCGGGTCAGGGCTTTCTGGAGGTGGAGACGCCGCTGCTCACCAAGCCCACGCCTGAGGGGGCGCGCGACTTTCTGGTGCCCAGCCGCGTGCATCCCGGCGAGTTCTACGCACTGCCGCAGTCGCCGCAGATCTACAAGCAGCTGCTGATGGTGAGCGGGTACGACCGCTACTTCCAGATCGCGCGCTGCCTGCGCGACGAGGACCTGCGCGCCGACCGCCAGCCGGAGTTCACGCAGATCGACGCCGAGATGGCGTTCGTGGACGAGGAGGACGTGTTCCGCACGGGCGAGCAGCTGATGGCGGCTGTGTTCCGCGAGATCCTGGGCGTGGAGTTGCCGACGCCCTTTCCGCGGATGACCTACCACGAGGCGATGGCGCGCTACGGCAGCGACAAGCCGGACCTGCGCAACCCGCTGTTCGTGGTGGACGTCACCGAGGTGCTTTCCGGCGCGGACTTCCGCATCTTTCAGGCGGCGGCGGAGAGCGGGCAGAGCATTCGCGGAATCCGGGTTCCCGGCGGGGCGCGGCTTTCCCGCAAGGAGCTTGATGAGCTGCAGGAAGTGGCCAAGCGCGGCGGGGCGGCGGGTGCGCTCTGGGTAAAGCGCGGCGACGAGGGGCTCTCCGGGCAGTTCGCCAAGGGGCTGGACGAGGCGCGGGCCAGCGACTTCTACCAGGCGGCGGAACTGGAGGCGGGCGACCTGTTCGTAGCGGTCGTCGGCTGGTTCCGCGGCGAGAGCGAGGCCTCCGGGCCGGAGGTGGACGGCGCGCTGGATGAACTGCGGCGTCACCTGGGCCGCAAGCTCAACCTGGTGGACACGGCGGCGCACGCGTGGCTCTGGGTGACCGAGTTCCCCGTCTTTGACTGGGACGCGGAGAACGACCGGCTGGTGTACGCGCACAACCCGTTCAGCATGCCCAAGGGCGAGGCGGTGCAGGCCATCCTCGACGCCACGCGCGACGGCATGCCCTCCCGCGAGGCGGCGCGCAAGCTGTACGCAATGGGGCTGCGGTCGCGCGCCTACGACGCCGTGTACAACGGCAATGAACTGGCGAGCGGATCGGTGCGCATCCACATCCCCGCGGTGCAGCAGGCGGTGTTCTCCGCTCTGGGGATGAGCGAGGAAGAAGTGCAGGGCAAGTTCGGCTTCCTGCTGGAGGCGTACCGCTTCGGCGCGCCGCCGCACGCCGGCTTTGCCTTCGGGTTCGACCGGCTGGTGATGCTGCTGGCCGGCGCGTCCAGCCTGCGCGACGTGGTTGCCTTTCCCAAGACGACGTCCGCGCGCGCGCTGTTCGAGAACGCGCCCACCGCCATCGGGGACGACCAGCTTCGCGAGGTGCACGTGCAGGTGCGCCCGACCGCCGGGTAG
- a CDS encoding PhoH family protein → MPDTANNSVQHRIPADRADPLALSGVNDANLLELGRLANLRVALRDDHLLLSGDLRDVERAVPVAQHMVEMARNGVPFGTDDVSRYLDASRSENGVRRLADAAGRVVVPGPKKTVSPKSEGQAKYLEAIENNDVVIGIGPAGTGKTYLAVAMAVDALFKKRVKRIILARPAVEAGENLGFLPGDLQEKIDPYLRPLYDALEDMIPPDRLRRAMESRSIEIAPLAYMRGRTLQDAFVILDEAQNATRAQMKMFLTRLGMNSKAVITGDKTQIDLPRREDSGLVEVESVLKGIEGIAFSYMRGADVIRHRLVKDIIQAYDAARGESSSEDPTPA, encoded by the coding sequence ATGCCTGATACTGCGAACAACAGCGTGCAGCACCGCATTCCCGCCGACCGCGCCGACCCGCTGGCGCTGAGCGGCGTGAACGACGCCAACCTGCTGGAACTGGGCCGCCTGGCCAACCTGCGGGTGGCGCTGCGCGACGACCACCTGCTGCTCAGCGGGGACCTGCGCGACGTGGAGCGCGCGGTTCCCGTCGCCCAGCACATGGTGGAAATGGCGCGCAACGGCGTGCCGTTCGGCACGGACGACGTGTCTCGCTACCTGGATGCGTCGCGATCGGAAAACGGCGTGCGCCGGCTTGCGGACGCGGCCGGGCGCGTGGTGGTGCCCGGGCCCAAGAAGACGGTGAGCCCCAAGAGCGAGGGGCAGGCCAAGTACCTGGAAGCGATCGAGAACAACGACGTCGTCATCGGCATCGGGCCGGCGGGTACGGGCAAGACGTACCTGGCCGTCGCCATGGCCGTGGACGCGCTGTTCAAGAAGCGGGTGAAGCGCATCATCCTCGCCCGGCCGGCGGTGGAAGCGGGGGAGAACCTGGGCTTCCTTCCGGGCGACCTGCAGGAAAAGATCGACCCGTATCTGCGCCCGCTGTACGACGCGCTTGAGGACATGATTCCGCCGGACCGGCTACGGCGGGCCATGGAGAGCCGGTCCATCGAGATCGCGCCGCTGGCGTACATGCGCGGACGCACGCTGCAGGACGCGTTCGTGATCCTGGACGAAGCGCAGAACGCCACCCGCGCGCAGATGAAGATGTTCCTCACCCGCCTGGGGATGAACAGCAAGGCGGTGATCACCGGCGACAAGACGCAGATCGACCTTCCCCGCCGCGAAGACAGCGGGCTGGTGGAGGTGGAGTCGGTGCTCAAGGGCATCGAGGGAATCGCCTTTTCGTACATGCGCGGGGCGGACGTCATCCGGCACCGGCTGGTAAAGGACATCATCCAGGCGTATGACGCCGCCCGGGGCGAATCCTCGTCGGAGGACCCGACCCCGGCATGA
- a CDS encoding HD family phosphohydrolase — MKGSGDRPPPDRRAVPREPAEPVRRSAWGAALHHGLRLLLLLAVAGGVYALFPGAQTSDVPVMERGVVARDEVVAQVAFSVPKSPEELARERDEAARGVPPVFDYRPGAADTMLAGVGLFLASVDSALALSPPGGEAQAVRGALDRARVPTTLGALEVLTDSVRRALLRGATESAVRELLPRGVAVSSPELAGISAVRVRGLAGGERLLAADSLYTADQFYRAAQARLPDAAGVDAAELQRLLLVRYFRPSLAENERLSTAARARASAAVDSVGERILPGQRIVGAREQVGEREVQRLRAYQAALQARPAQGGPEIAGFRALGSILFNALLLMIVGALLLIVRPAIYHDNRAVIFLGVLVLAVAGISSPIAHYDLPPELIPIPFATLLAAVLWGGRLALVLALVLALLLGGQAPFVGMTVPFEAAVAGAAAAFGLRMAQRRFQAWGLIGLVAAAYAMCVLAVGLMRSRGAGEIGWGITWGAVNGIGSTLLAMGFLPLAEWFTRVTTNQTLMELADPKHPLLQRLSLEAPGTYAHTISVANLAEAVCNAIGANALLARVGVYYHDIGKITKPLYFIENQPRGRNPHDRLKPSTSAQVVRSHVVEGVRLAQEYRLPPAVRDFIAQHHGTQPISFFMEQARRADPSAKLNPAEFSYGGPRPQTREIAVVMMADSVESAARVLHDPTPERIRELVDRIVGGKIAAGQLDESPLTLREIHITRDVLAKVLSGMYHQRLDYPPASAPEKAMADQPGAAAPEPQGAANG; from the coding sequence ATGAAGGGGTCCGGGGACCGTCCCCCTCCCGACCGCCGCGCCGTTCCCCGCGAGCCCGCCGAGCCCGTCCGGCGTTCCGCGTGGGGCGCCGCACTGCACCACGGCCTGAGGCTGCTTCTGCTGCTGGCCGTGGCGGGAGGCGTGTACGCGCTCTTTCCGGGCGCGCAGACGTCGGACGTGCCGGTGATGGAGCGGGGCGTGGTGGCGCGGGACGAGGTGGTGGCGCAGGTGGCCTTCAGCGTCCCCAAGTCGCCGGAAGAGCTTGCGCGCGAGCGCGACGAGGCGGCGCGCGGCGTTCCCCCCGTGTTCGACTACCGCCCCGGCGCGGCGGACACGATGCTGGCGGGAGTGGGATTGTTTCTGGCCTCGGTGGATTCGGCGCTGGCGCTGAGCCCGCCGGGCGGAGAGGCGCAGGCGGTGCGCGGGGCGCTGGACCGGGCGCGCGTTCCCACCACGCTGGGCGCGCTGGAGGTGCTGACGGATTCGGTGCGCCGCGCGCTGCTGCGGGGCGCGACGGAGTCCGCCGTGCGTGAGCTTCTGCCGCGCGGCGTGGCCGTGTCGTCCCCCGAGCTGGCGGGGATCTCCGCCGTGCGGGTGCGCGGACTGGCGGGGGGTGAACGGCTGCTGGCGGCGGATTCGCTGTACACGGCGGACCAGTTCTACCGCGCGGCGCAGGCCCGTCTTCCCGACGCGGCCGGCGTGGACGCGGCGGAACTGCAGCGGCTGCTGCTGGTTCGCTACTTTCGCCCCAGCCTGGCGGAGAACGAGCGGCTGAGCACGGCCGCCCGGGCGCGCGCCAGCGCCGCGGTGGACTCCGTGGGTGAGCGCATTCTTCCCGGGCAGCGCATCGTGGGCGCGCGCGAGCAGGTGGGCGAGCGCGAGGTGCAGCGGCTGCGCGCGTACCAGGCGGCGCTGCAGGCCCGCCCCGCGCAGGGCGGGCCGGAGATCGCCGGGTTCCGCGCGCTGGGCAGCATTCTGTTCAACGCGCTGCTGCTGATGATCGTGGGCGCGCTGCTGCTGATCGTGCGGCCGGCCATCTACCACGACAACCGGGCGGTGATCTTTCTGGGCGTGCTGGTGCTGGCGGTGGCGGGAATTTCGTCGCCCATCGCGCACTACGATCTGCCGCCGGAGCTGATCCCCATCCCCTTTGCCACGCTGCTGGCGGCGGTGCTGTGGGGCGGCCGTCTGGCGCTGGTTCTCGCGCTCGTGCTCGCGCTTCTGCTGGGCGGGCAGGCGCCGTTCGTGGGGATGACGGTTCCGTTCGAGGCGGCGGTCGCCGGCGCGGCGGCGGCGTTCGGGCTGCGGATGGCGCAGCGCCGCTTTCAGGCGTGGGGATTGATCGGGCTGGTGGCCGCTGCCTACGCCATGTGCGTGCTCGCCGTTGGATTGATGCGGTCGCGCGGGGCGGGGGAGATCGGCTGGGGAATCACCTGGGGCGCGGTGAACGGCATCGGCAGCACGCTGCTGGCCATGGGCTTTCTGCCGCTGGCGGAGTGGTTCACCCGGGTGACCACCAACCAGACGCTGATGGAACTGGCGGACCCCAAGCACCCGCTGCTGCAGCGGCTGTCGCTGGAGGCGCCGGGGACGTACGCGCACACCATTTCCGTCGCCAACCTGGCGGAAGCGGTGTGCAACGCCATCGGCGCCAACGCGCTGCTGGCCCGCGTCGGCGTGTACTACCACGACATCGGCAAGATCACCAAGCCGCTGTACTTCATCGAGAACCAGCCGCGCGGGCGCAATCCGCACGACCGTCTGAAGCCTTCCACCAGCGCGCAGGTGGTGCGCAGCCACGTGGTGGAAGGGGTGCGGCTGGCGCAGGAGTACCGGCTTCCGCCCGCGGTGCGCGACTTCATCGCGCAGCACCACGGAACGCAGCCTATCTCCTTTTTCATGGAGCAGGCGCGGAGGGCGGATCCGTCGGCGAAGCTGAACCCGGCTGAGTTCAGCTACGGCGGGCCGCGGCCGCAGACGCGCGAGATCGCCGTGGTGATGATGGCGGACTCGGTGGAATCCGCCGCGCGGGTGCTGCACGATCCCACTCCGGAGCGCATCCGCGAACTGGTGGACCGCATCGTGGGCGGCAAGATCGCGGCGGGGCAGCTGGACGAATCTCCGCTTACACTTCGGGAGATCCACATCACCCGTGACGTGCTCGCCAAGGTGCTGAGCGGCATGTATCATCAGCGGCTGGACTACCCGCCCGCCTCCGCGCCGGAAAAGGCAATGGCCGACCAGCCGGGCGCCGCGGCGCCGGAGCCACAGGGAGCGGCGAATGGATGA
- the ybeY gene encoding rRNA maturation RNase YbeY: MDEIEVEVSVADGLAAPVDPARIEAAVRHVLRAEGVREGEISVALMDDDAIHQLNREWLDHDYVTDVISFNLNEPGEPPLGDVYLGAAQAARQAAELGADPAEELLRLAVHGTLHVLGWDHPEGAERADSDMFRRQEALLRDFLAEGAR, encoded by the coding sequence ATGGATGAGATCGAAGTGGAGGTCAGCGTGGCGGACGGGCTCGCGGCCCCGGTGGACCCGGCGCGCATCGAGGCCGCGGTGCGCCACGTGCTGCGGGCGGAGGGGGTGCGCGAGGGAGAGATTTCCGTCGCGCTGATGGATGACGACGCCATCCACCAGCTCAACCGCGAGTGGCTGGACCACGACTACGTGACCGACGTCATCTCGTTCAACCTGAACGAGCCCGGCGAGCCGCCGCTGGGCGACGTATACCTGGGCGCCGCGCAGGCCGCGCGGCAGGCGGCCGAGCTGGGCGCGGACCCGGCCGAGGAACTGCTGCGGCTGGCCGTGCACGGCACGCTGCACGTGCTGGGCTGGGACCACCCCGAGGGCGCGGAGCGCGCCGACTCCGACATGTTCCGCCGGCAGGAGGCGCTGCTGCGCGACTTTCTGGCCGAAGGCGCCCGCTGA
- the mgtE gene encoding magnesium transporter, with the protein MTATSAADFDVDPIDELRDLLEGGSEARLRAFLDGIQHGSDLADLLEQLEDEDRVRVLQLLAPDDPALAAEALAEMEPDEHPEDSLAALNAVQIAAVVAELSDDDAADMIGEMAPADRDRVLAALPHQDAGDIRDLMAYDEESAGGIMTAELVTLRVNQTAAQAIDEVRRQAHGMDEFYGIVFVVDEREVLQGTVSLRDLVTADPSTSVRELVQDPIAVVLPETDQEEVGRVVSKYNLTIIPVVDGGGRLLGGVTFDDVIDIIEAESTEDLFKFVSVSAEEEVRGGWVDAVRLRLPWLFINLLTAFSAASVVYLFEDTLSKVSLLAVCMPVIAGMGGNAGTQALAVTVRRLALSSERSGTPWNVVGKELLVGATNGLATGLVASGAAFLLCMATGANVLLAVVVLLAMLLNLTVGGFAGAFVPTVLERLGVDPAVASSIFVTTFTDMCGFFLLLGLATELLL; encoded by the coding sequence ATGACGGCGACCTCCGCCGCCGATTTCGACGTGGACCCCATCGACGAGCTTCGCGACCTGCTGGAGGGGGGAAGCGAGGCGCGGCTGCGCGCGTTCCTGGACGGTATTCAGCACGGCTCCGACCTGGCGGACCTGCTGGAGCAGCTGGAGGACGAGGACCGCGTCCGCGTGCTGCAGCTGCTGGCCCCGGACGATCCGGCGCTGGCGGCCGAGGCGCTGGCGGAGATGGAGCCCGACGAGCATCCGGAGGACTCGCTCGCCGCGCTGAACGCCGTGCAGATCGCCGCCGTGGTCGCCGAGCTTTCGGACGACGACGCCGCCGACATGATCGGCGAAATGGCGCCGGCCGACCGCGACCGCGTGCTGGCCGCGCTGCCGCACCAGGACGCGGGCGACATCCGCGACCTGATGGCGTACGACGAGGAATCGGCCGGCGGCATCATGACGGCCGAGCTGGTCACGCTGCGGGTGAACCAGACGGCGGCGCAGGCCATTGACGAGGTGCGGCGGCAGGCGCACGGGATGGACGAGTTCTACGGCATCGTCTTCGTGGTGGACGAGCGCGAGGTGCTGCAGGGGACGGTGTCGCTGCGCGACCTGGTGACGGCGGACCCGTCCACCTCCGTGCGCGAACTGGTGCAGGACCCCATCGCCGTCGTTCTTCCCGAGACGGACCAGGAAGAGGTGGGGCGCGTCGTATCCAAGTACAACCTCACCATCATTCCGGTGGTGGACGGGGGCGGGCGGCTGCTGGGCGGGGTCACGTTCGACGACGTCATCGACATCATCGAGGCGGAGTCTACGGAGGACCTGTTCAAGTTCGTGAGCGTGTCCGCCGAAGAAGAGGTGCGCGGCGGATGGGTTGACGCGGTTCGGCTGCGGCTGCCCTGGCTGTTCATCAACCTGCTCACCGCCTTTTCCGCCGCGTCGGTCGTCTACCTGTTCGAGGACACGCTGAGCAAGGTGTCGCTGCTGGCCGTGTGCATGCCGGTGATCGCGGGAATGGGCGGCAACGCGGGAACGCAGGCGCTGGCAGTTACCGTGCGGCGCCTGGCGCTCAGCAGCGAGCGCAGCGGCACGCCGTGGAACGTGGTGGGCAAGGAGCTCCTGGTGGGCGCCACCAACGGGCTGGCCACGGGGCTGGTGGCGTCCGGCGCCGCGTTTCTGCTGTGCATGGCCACGGGCGCGAACGTGCTGCTGGCCGTGGTGGTGCTGCTGGCCATGCTGCTGAACCTGACCGTCGGCGGCTTCGCGGGGGCGTTCGTGCCTACCGTGCTGGAGCGGCTGGGCGTGGACCCGGCGGTGGCGTCGTCCATCTTCGTGACGACGTTTACCGACATGTGCGGGTTCTTTCTGCTGCTGGGGCTGGCGACCGAACTGCTTCTGTAA
- the recN gene encoding DNA repair protein RecN, translated as MLSELRIRNFALIDRLSVRLGPGLNVLTGETGAGKSIIVGALSLLLGERASADVVRAGEERASVEGVFDVAGRDDVARVLEERGIDPDEDGVLVLKREVAREGRNRAWVNGSPTTAAVLGELGRTLVDLHGQHEHQTLLKRDDQRAILDAYGGHATLLAAVHEAHREASGLRRDINSLDARKREAAQRADFLRFQAEEIESASLRAGEEEELEDEARRLSHSEELQAISGGLAEAVTGGERALLGEVASLRRQIDQLVRIDGAQESVRELYDAAYYALQELGDRMERYAATVEHDPQRLEENRRRQDLIFRLKAKYGQTVEEVMEVGRAARAELDLVDGAEWELGGLRKKLAAAEETLSAAAGALTEARTSAMARLSEEVSGVLPELGMSGGVFRAEAIALAQTGPSGAEEVEFRVSLNRGFEPKPLSYVASGGEMSRIMLALKTILARLDSVPTLVFDEVDAGIGGKVGLQVGDKMRGVAETHQVFAITHLPQIASRAHVHLLVRKGERDGRTTTEVLPLDADGRVQEVARMLGGDPESAVSLEHARELLERGVGV; from the coding sequence ATGCTTTCCGAGCTTCGGATCCGCAACTTCGCATTGATCGACCGCCTCTCCGTCCGTCTAGGGCCGGGGCTGAACGTGCTTACCGGCGAAACCGGCGCGGGCAAGTCGATCATCGTCGGCGCACTCTCGCTCCTGCTGGGCGAGCGTGCGTCGGCGGACGTCGTGCGCGCGGGCGAGGAGCGTGCGTCCGTGGAGGGTGTGTTCGACGTCGCCGGGCGCGACGATGTGGCGCGGGTGCTGGAGGAGCGCGGCATCGATCCGGACGAGGACGGCGTGCTCGTTCTGAAGCGCGAGGTGGCGCGTGAGGGGCGCAACCGCGCGTGGGTCAATGGCTCGCCTACGACCGCGGCGGTGCTGGGCGAACTGGGGCGCACGCTGGTGGACCTGCACGGCCAGCACGAGCACCAGACGCTGCTCAAGCGCGATGACCAGCGCGCCATTCTGGATGCGTACGGCGGTCACGCCACGCTGCTGGCGGCGGTCCACGAGGCGCACCGCGAAGCCTCCGGGCTGCGGCGCGACATCAACTCGCTGGATGCGCGCAAGCGCGAGGCGGCGCAGCGGGCGGACTTTCTGCGCTTTCAGGCGGAGGAGATCGAGTCCGCGTCGCTGCGTGCGGGGGAGGAAGAGGAGCTGGAGGACGAGGCGCGGCGCCTCAGCCACTCCGAGGAGTTGCAGGCGATCAGCGGCGGCTTGGCGGAGGCGGTGACCGGCGGCGAGCGCGCGCTGCTGGGAGAGGTGGCGTCGCTGCGGCGGCAGATTGATCAGCTGGTGCGGATCGACGGCGCGCAGGAGTCCGTGCGCGAACTGTACGATGCCGCCTACTACGCGCTGCAGGAGTTGGGCGACCGCATGGAGCGCTACGCCGCCACGGTGGAGCACGATCCGCAGCGCCTGGAAGAAAACCGCCGTCGGCAGGACCTGATCTTTCGCCTCAAGGCCAAGTATGGCCAGACGGTGGAGGAGGTCATGGAGGTGGGCCGGGCCGCGCGCGCGGAGCTGGACCTGGTGGATGGCGCGGAGTGGGAGCTGGGCGGGCTGCGAAAGAAGCTGGCCGCCGCGGAGGAGACGCTGTCCGCGGCCGCGGGCGCGCTGACGGAGGCGCGCACCTCGGCCATGGCGCGGCTGTCGGAGGAGGTGAGCGGCGTGCTTCCGGAGCTGGGGATGAGCGGCGGCGTGTTCCGCGCGGAGGCCATCGCCTTGGCGCAGACGGGCCCATCCGGGGCGGAAGAGGTGGAGTTCCGCGTGTCGCTCAACCGCGGGTTCGAGCCCAAGCCGCTGTCGTACGTGGCGTCCGGCGGCGAAATGTCGCGCATCATGCTGGCGCTCAAGACGATTCTGGCGCGGCTGGACAGCGTTCCCACGCTGGTGTTCGACGAGGTGGACGCGGGAATCGGCGGCAAGGTGGGGCTGCAGGTGGGCGACAAGATGCGCGGCGTGGCCGAGACGCATCAGGTGTTCGCCATCACCCACCTGCCGCAGATCGCCAGCCGCGCGCACGTGCACCTGCTGGTGCGCAAGGGCGAACGCGACGGCCGCACCACGACGGAAGTGCTGCCGCTGGACGCCGACGGACGTGTGCAGGAAGTCGCCCGCATGCTGGGCGGCGATCCGGAGAGCGCCGTGTCGCTGGAGCACGCCCGCGAACTGCTGGAGCGCGGCGTCGGGGTCTGA